Proteins encoded by one window of Ktedonobacterales bacterium:
- a CDS encoding DUF711 family protein — protein sequence MRVRTITLGVGAPHPLGTEVFDLIDPVLSMAQAEFERAGYEVQSARIALRPVFVDLAEWSARELLEYCGYLQQMCVAREIYYCSIGHIPANAPDADLRRISLLTDVLTMNPTLSASVQIASTADGLRPDAALPAARVICDLARQTDEGLGNLFFSVAANCPPQTPFFPVAYHDSPEWGFSIGLQSAGLVGDTLRTAAQECGSGLLALRDGAATARLIAVLEEMGRPIADLCDGWREHDIAYYGLDLSPAPYGEESIGDALEQGGLGYFGEPGTTTVAAAITAALKGTSLRTCGYCGLMLPPLADAVISERLAEGRLTLDSLLLYSAVCGSGLDSIPIPGDTAPERIAHVLLDLGALAVRLRKPLSARLLPILGKQAGEMTTFSSPYLVNAPILRV from the coding sequence GTGCGCGTGCGAACCATTACGCTTGGGGTAGGCGCTCCTCACCCGCTTGGCACAGAGGTTTTTGATCTGATTGACCCGGTCCTGAGCATGGCGCAGGCCGAGTTCGAGCGCGCGGGCTATGAGGTGCAAAGCGCCCGCATCGCGCTGCGTCCTGTTTTTGTTGACCTGGCTGAATGGTCGGCCCGCGAACTGCTGGAGTACTGCGGCTATCTTCAGCAGATGTGCGTGGCGCGCGAGATTTACTATTGCTCCATCGGCCATATTCCCGCCAATGCCCCGGATGCAGACCTGCGGCGCATCAGCTTGCTGACGGATGTGCTGACGATGAATCCTACCCTGAGCGCCAGCGTCCAGATAGCCTCCACTGCCGACGGCTTGCGCCCCGATGCCGCGCTGCCAGCGGCGCGCGTGATCTGCGATCTGGCGCGGCAGACCGACGAGGGTCTGGGCAATCTCTTTTTCTCGGTTGCCGCGAATTGCCCGCCCCAGACGCCATTTTTCCCCGTCGCTTATCATGACAGTCCCGAATGGGGCTTTTCTATTGGCCTGCAATCGGCAGGGTTGGTAGGCGATACCTTGCGAACAGCGGCGCAAGAGTGCGGGTCTGGCTTGTTGGCCTTGCGCGATGGAGCGGCCACCGCGCGCCTGATCGCGGTGCTGGAAGAGATGGGGCGTCCCATTGCCGACCTCTGCGATGGCTGGCGCGAGCATGACATCGCTTACTATGGCCTGGACCTTTCCCCCGCGCCCTATGGCGAAGAGAGCATCGGCGACGCGCTCGAACAGGGGGGATTGGGCTATTTCGGCGAGCCAGGCACGACAACTGTTGCCGCCGCCATCACTGCTGCGCTCAAGGGGACCAGTCTGCGCACCTGCGGCTATTGTGGGCTGATGCTTCCTCCACTCGCCGACGCTGTGATCAGCGAGCGGCTGGCCGAAGGACGGCTCACGCTGGATTCGCTGCTGTTGTATTCTGCCGTCTGCGGCAGCGGGCTGGATAGCATCCCCATTCCGGGCGATACCGCGCCGGAACGCATCGCCCATGTGCTGCTCGACCTGGGGGCGCTCGCGGTACGCCTGCGCAAACCGCTCTCGGCCAGGCTCTTGCCGATTCTGGGCAAACAGGCCGGGGAGATGACCACCTTCTCCTCGCCCTATCTGGTCAACGCGCCCATCCTGCGGGTATGA
- a CDS encoding transposase: protein MLLAKKIRLHVSESDAATLEVMQGKCRGLYNWLVMRLRDGERWHFAEEKARLIECRAYDPELNDVYGKLLAEVYFRLDKAMHAFFRRVKNGETPGFPRVRPRHAFFTLCYPAMYIKVEGHTVLLPTGGRNEKTKRFPTIRAKLTEEAPAGYKEVAISRDTRGYYYASFVYPVQEATPQAGQVVAFDLGIKTLATGVNEQGRFYHIGGCTGYHWYNKQLDKLRSKRDCCKKKSRRYLHLSQVYQRVSEKKRNKQRDSLHKASHLIAHRLVERTVVIGELSQRQMVMKEHEKHQKARHRAVFNDWGLYGFVHMLEYKCQLTGKALVQIDERDTSKTCSGCGHQQDMPLYKRTYRCETCGLVMDRDDNSAVNILQRSLARPGPHTHQA from the coding sequence ATGCTACTAGCGAAGAAAATCCGACTTCATGTAAGTGAGTCAGACGCTGCGACCCTAGAGGTCATGCAGGGCAAATGTCGCGGCCTCTACAACTGGCTGGTCATGCGGCTGCGGGATGGGGAACGCTGGCATTTTGCCGAAGAGAAAGCACGGCTCATTGAATGCCGGGCCTACGACCCCGAACTCAACGACGTATATGGCAAGTTGCTAGCTGAAGTGTATTTCCGGCTGGATAAGGCGATGCACGCCTTCTTTCGCCGCGTCAAGAACGGTGAGACGCCCGGCTTTCCCAGAGTGCGGCCCCGGCATGCCTTCTTCACCCTCTGCTATCCGGCCATGTACATCAAGGTAGAGGGCCATACGGTCCTCTTGCCAACGGGTGGAAGGAACGAGAAAACCAAGCGCTTCCCCACCATCCGGGCTAAACTCACCGAAGAGGCGCCTGCTGGTTACAAAGAGGTGGCAATCAGCCGAGATACCAGAGGATACTACTACGCTTCCTTTGTCTATCCGGTGCAGGAAGCCACACCCCAAGCGGGGCAAGTGGTGGCCTTTGATTTGGGCATCAAGACGCTGGCAACGGGCGTGAACGAGCAGGGGCGGTTCTATCATATCGGCGGATGTACGGGCTATCACTGGTACAACAAGCAGTTAGATAAGCTTCGCTCCAAGCGAGACTGCTGCAAAAAGAAATCGCGGCGCTATCTCCATCTCTCGCAGGTGTACCAGCGCGTTTCGGAAAAGAAGCGCAACAAACAACGTGACTCTCTGCACAAAGCCTCCCATCTCATCGCTCACCGGCTGGTTGAGAGAACTGTGGTGATTGGTGAGCTTTCCCAGCGGCAGATGGTTATGAAGGAACATGAAAAGCACCAAAAGGCCAGGCATCGGGCGGTGTTCAATGATTGGGGGCTGTATGGCTTTGTGCATATGCTGGAATACAAGTGTCAGTTGACTGGGAAAGCATTGGTTCAGATAGATGAACGCGATACCAGCAAGACGTGCAGCGGCTGTGGACACCAGCAGGACATGCCGCTCTACAAACGGACGTATCGCTGTGAGACCTGTGGGCTGGTCATGGACAGAGACGACAACTCTGCTGTGAACATTCTCCAGCGGTCTCTTGCCCGGCCAGGGCCACACACTCACCAGGCGTGA
- a CDS encoding DUF2298 domain-containing protein, whose product MLRSSEDGIVEEHGALTGGAAEAPQPTPEVSAELVSSQPLAVASPIKEQPGKNGQRARTSVPRRAQPAAVPTPIETPAVDTRRTAAPVVALPAWRARLTEFRGALPGWLTRLNWPLIALLALLAGALAVRVYGLNWDDNQHQHPDERAMIMAVMNFQWPHSLSEFLSTQSPLSPHFSDGAPFFAYGTFPMYVLWLLASFLNWLQQTFGLHWIAAGQGSFTDYDHITLVGRALSALFDTGTVLVTYLLGRRLSGRKAVGLLAAAFVAFTPFEVQLAHFFTVDTALTFFVVLALLACVGIAQDDRLRWVLLAGVATGLALASKFSALPLLLPLLIACILYWQRSDWLLALPRLLMSLGAGLLTFIIAMPYALLDLPDFQAAIKQQSDLTQGTLDFPYVRQFAGTTPFLYELKNMLLYDLGVPLALLGLVGCILVARRIWRNWRDDYLVPLSWTLVYFAITGSFYTKYSRYMLPIFPLLCIFGAAALLALWQRGSVRRARSGATRKTAVLPRVSRWLAAGLAVIVLGSSLLFTLAFDNIYSQPLTRIQASRWLYQHVPADNGAAAKTITYEIWDDALPLAVDGQAGCYIYNCVGLPLYDDDTPQKATSLAQTLATADAVIISSPRLYPDSIPRLPDRYPLTNRYYQLLFEGKLGFHLAAVFQNHPNLFGVSFDDSGADESYFVFDHPTVHIFLPDAPRPDAAQLEQLLTNGLTLPPPTNLSGAQKSLTLTPAQIAANQDGPPLGQQFSAESLANQHPLLAWWLVLEVMSLLAFPLVAFVLRGLRDRGWAFAKTIALLIIGYLVWLPASLQVLPYTQATTWGALALVGVAGLGVGWATRADLKTFLQARWRLLLGTEILFTLAFLAFAVIRAQNPDLFHIWRGGEKPMELAFINGILRSRYFPPLDAWFSGGYINYYYYGQYLITVLIRLSGVIPTTAFNLAIPTLFAMVLTSGFAIVTHLTRRWWAGLLGGFFVALLANLDALHQVLTALQNHAPLAQLPFDFWASSRVIPFTINEFPFWSFLFADLHPHVIDLPVEMLAIGLAVMLISERRATSDSRTLIISRLLLLGLTLGAIACINTWDLPTYALLIALALIWREYNAPRRGWLVSFAVVRRVVGSLALIAACAYLFYEPFFAHFQTTAASGIGPVSKPDQLADYVTLFGVWLFIASSFFFVELYQWISGLLSVQWADGRSSSVGRTGYSVVFWALALVSGLAVLCIYVALGKLLPVLYTLLALGLLLFLAQGRRQRASKQIAYLFLLMGLGLSIVFETIYIRDFLDNSDWERMNTVFKFFMQVWLFYALGSALAVFEIVRWAWRARVRAHYEVSLDTMRTKTRRADEAAWGEDEYPQPAGASGKRTGILALTGGARALLEAVFLVRGRGIFPGLVRWAWSAGLALLLLSCSIFLVEGTQARIADHTLWAQVQPPVNSANYTLTLDGAAYMTAWYPGDYNAIQWLNDTISGAPVILEDSCGSYQWYSRVSVYTGLPTVMGWSDHEGEQRYGSDVGVRVNDVQTIYATSDAKQALALIHKYHVQYIYLGQLERATCGDFGGKPGDPLPQAAVSKFDAMVGASLQVVYRNPGVTIYKVIG is encoded by the coding sequence TTGTTAAGATCATCTGAGGACGGTATTGTGGAGGAGCATGGCGCTCTGACTGGCGGCGCGGCTGAAGCGCCGCAGCCAACGCCTGAAGTATCTGCTGAGTTGGTTTCTTCCCAGCCTCTTGCGGTTGCTTCGCCAATCAAAGAGCAGCCGGGAAAGAATGGGCAGCGGGCGCGCACGAGTGTCCCCAGGCGCGCGCAGCCTGCGGCTGTACCCACGCCAATAGAAACGCCTGCTGTGGATACACGACGAACAGCAGCGCCTGTTGTCGCTCTGCCTGCCTGGCGGGCACGCCTGACGGAGTTTCGCGGCGCGCTGCCCGGCTGGCTGACGCGGCTGAACTGGCCGCTGATTGCGCTGCTGGCCCTGCTGGCTGGCGCGCTGGCGGTGCGAGTCTATGGGCTGAACTGGGATGATAACCAGCATCAGCATCCCGACGAGCGCGCCATGATCATGGCGGTGATGAACTTTCAATGGCCGCACAGCCTGAGCGAGTTTCTTTCCACCCAATCTCCACTCAGCCCTCATTTTAGCGACGGCGCGCCTTTCTTTGCCTATGGCACGTTCCCGATGTATGTCCTCTGGCTGCTTGCCTCTTTCCTCAACTGGCTGCAACAGACCTTCGGCTTGCACTGGATCGCCGCCGGACAGGGCAGCTTCACCGATTACGACCATATCACGCTGGTGGGCCGCGCGCTCTCCGCGCTCTTCGATACCGGAACAGTGCTGGTGACGTATCTGCTTGGGCGACGCCTCAGTGGCAGAAAAGCGGTAGGTCTGCTGGCGGCGGCCTTTGTGGCCTTTACGCCTTTTGAGGTGCAGCTTGCCCACTTCTTTACCGTTGATACCGCGCTGACCTTTTTTGTGGTGCTGGCCTTGTTGGCCTGTGTGGGTATCGCGCAGGATGACCGTCTGCGCTGGGTGCTGCTCGCGGGTGTGGCGACCGGGCTGGCGCTGGCAAGCAAGTTCAGCGCGCTGCCTTTGCTGCTGCCGCTGCTGATCGCCTGTATCCTGTACTGGCAGCGCAGCGATTGGCTGCTGGCGCTGCCCCGGCTGCTGATGAGCCTGGGCGCCGGATTGTTGACCTTTATTATCGCTATGCCCTATGCCCTGCTCGACCTGCCCGATTTCCAGGCGGCCATCAAACAGCAGAGCGATCTGACGCAGGGTACACTGGATTTCCCCTATGTGCGCCAGTTCGCGGGTACTACGCCCTTTCTCTACGAACTCAAGAACATGCTGCTCTACGATCTGGGCGTGCCGCTGGCGCTGCTGGGCCTCGTCGGGTGCATTCTGGTTGCCCGCCGCATCTGGCGGAACTGGCGCGACGATTATCTGGTCCCGCTTTCCTGGACACTGGTGTATTTCGCCATAACCGGCAGCTTTTATACGAAATACTCGCGCTATATGCTGCCCATCTTCCCGCTGCTGTGCATCTTTGGCGCGGCGGCTCTCCTGGCCCTGTGGCAGCGCGGCAGCGTCCGACGGGCCAGGTCTGGCGCGACGAGGAAAACGGCGGTCTTGCCGCGTGTCAGCCGCTGGCTGGCCGCCGGGCTGGCGGTGATCGTGTTGGGCAGTTCGTTGTTATTTACACTGGCATTCGACAACATCTACAGCCAGCCGCTGACACGCATACAGGCGTCGCGCTGGCTCTATCAGCACGTTCCCGCTGACAATGGCGCGGCGGCTAAGACGATCACCTATGAAATCTGGGATGATGCCCTGCCCCTAGCCGTTGATGGGCAGGCGGGCTGCTACATTTATAACTGCGTTGGCCTGCCGCTCTACGACGATGATACGCCGCAAAAGGCGACATCCCTGGCCCAGACGCTGGCGACGGCTGATGCTGTTATCATCTCCAGCCCCAGGCTCTACCCCGATTCCATTCCACGATTGCCGGATCGCTATCCGTTGACGAACCGCTATTATCAGCTACTCTTTGAGGGCAAGCTGGGCTTTCATCTCGCGGCTGTCTTCCAGAATCACCCCAACCTCTTTGGCGTCTCGTTCGATGACAGCGGCGCGGATGAGAGCTATTTCGTCTTCGACCACCCGACGGTGCATATCTTCCTGCCGGATGCGCCTCGGCCTGATGCCGCCCAACTTGAGCAGCTTTTGACGAACGGGTTGACGCTGCCGCCGCCAACGAACCTGAGCGGCGCCCAGAAATCGCTCACGCTCACGCCAGCGCAGATTGCCGCGAATCAGGACGGCCCGCCGCTGGGCCAGCAATTTTCGGCTGAGAGCCTTGCCAACCAGCACCCGCTGCTGGCCTGGTGGCTGGTGTTGGAGGTGATGAGTCTGCTGGCCTTCCCGCTGGTGGCGTTTGTCTTGCGCGGCTTGCGTGATCGCGGCTGGGCGTTTGCCAAAACGATTGCCTTGCTTATCATCGGCTATCTGGTCTGGCTTCCGGCCAGCCTCCAGGTCTTGCCTTATACCCAGGCAACCACCTGGGGAGCACTGGCGCTGGTCGGAGTGGCCGGATTGGGTGTGGGCTGGGCGACGCGCGCCGATCTCAAAACCTTTCTGCAAGCGCGCTGGAGGCTCTTGCTGGGAACGGAGATACTCTTTACCCTTGCTTTCCTGGCCTTCGCGGTGATTCGCGCTCAGAACCCCGATCTGTTCCATATCTGGCGCGGAGGCGAAAAGCCGATGGAACTTGCCTTTATCAATGGGATTCTGCGCAGCCGCTATTTCCCGCCGCTGGATGCCTGGTTTTCGGGCGGCTACATCAATTACTATTACTACGGGCAGTACCTCATCACGGTCTTGATTCGCCTGAGCGGCGTTATCCCCACGACAGCTTTTAATCTGGCGATCCCTACGCTCTTTGCGATGGTCCTGACCAGCGGCTTTGCTATCGTCACGCATCTGACGCGCCGCTGGTGGGCCGGATTGCTCGGCGGCTTTTTTGTGGCGCTGCTGGCGAACCTCGATGCCCTGCATCAGGTGTTGACGGCCTTGCAGAACCACGCGCCGCTTGCGCAGTTGCCCTTCGATTTCTGGGCCAGCAGCCGGGTCATCCCGTTCACCATCAACGAGTTCCCCTTCTGGAGCTTCCTCTTTGCCGACCTGCATCCGCATGTCATCGATCTGCCCGTCGAGATGCTGGCGATTGGGCTGGCGGTAATGCTTATCAGCGAGCGCCGCGCAACATCCGATTCGCGGACGCTCATTATCAGCCGTTTGCTGCTGCTGGGTCTGACGCTGGGGGCCATCGCCTGTATCAACACCTGGGACTTGCCAACCTACGCGCTGCTGATCGCGCTGGCGCTGATCTGGCGGGAGTATAATGCGCCCCGACGTGGCTGGCTCGTCTCTTTCGCGGTGGTCAGGCGCGTGGTTGGCTCGCTGGCGCTGATCGCTGCCTGCGCCTATCTCTTCTATGAACCGTTTTTCGCGCATTTCCAGACGACGGCGGCCAGCGGCATCGGCCCGGTGAGCAAGCCCGATCAACTGGCTGATTATGTGACCCTCTTTGGCGTCTGGCTCTTTATTGCGTCTAGCTTCTTCTTTGTTGAACTCTACCAGTGGATCTCCGGTCTTCTGTCGGTCCAATGGGCGGACGGGCGCTCCTCCTCCGTCGGGCGTACAGGCTATTCGGTGGTCTTCTGGGCGCTGGCGCTGGTGTCGGGCCTGGCTGTCCTGTGTATCTACGTTGCGCTGGGCAAGCTGCTTCCCGTCCTCTATACGCTGCTGGCGCTGGGGCTTCTGCTCTTTCTGGCGCAGGGGCGCAGGCAGCGCGCCAGCAAGCAAATCGCGTACCTGTTCTTGCTGATGGGCCTTGGGCTGAGCATCGTGTTCGAGACGATCTATATCCGCGATTTTCTGGATAACAGCGACTGGGAGCGCATGAACACCGTCTTCAAGTTCTTCATGCAGGTCTGGCTCTTTTACGCGCTGGGCAGCGCGCTGGCTGTTTTTGAGATCGTTCGCTGGGCCTGGCGCGCGCGGGTGCGCGCTCACTACGAGGTCAGCCTGGATACTATGCGGACAAAAACGCGCCGGGCTGATGAAGCGGCCTGGGGCGAGGATGAGTACCCGCAGCCGGCGGGCGCTTCGGGCAAGCGAACAGGCATACTTGCGCTGACTGGCGGTGCCCGGGCTTTGCTGGAAGCTGTCTTTCTGGTACGTGGCCGGGGCATTTTCCCTGGTCTGGTTCGCTGGGCCTGGAGCGCCGGGCTGGCGCTGCTGCTGCTGTCCTGCTCGATTTTTCTGGTGGAGGGAACGCAGGCGCGCATCGCCGATCACACGCTCTGGGCGCAGGTGCAGCCGCCCGTCAATTCTGCGAATTATACGCTTACGCTCGACGGCGCAGCGTATATGACCGCCTGGTATCCAGGGGATTATAACGCCATCCAATGGCTGAACGACACTATCTCCGGCGCGCCGGTGATTCTGGAAGATTCGTGCGGCTCCTATCAGTGGTACAGCCGGGTCTCGGTCTATACCGGCCTGCCAACTGTCATGGGTTGGAGCGACCACGAAGGCGAGCAGCGTTATGGCAGTGATGTTGGCGTGCGTGTCAACGATGTACAGACTATTTACGCTACGAGCGATGCGAAGCAGGCGCTTGCCCTGATTCATAAGTATCATGTGCAGTATATCTATCTGGGGCAGCTTGAACGCGCCACCTGCGGCGACTTTGGCGGCAAGCCCGGCGACCCGCTGCCGCAGGCCGCTGTCTCGAAGTTTGATGCGATGGTGGGCGCGTCCTTGCAGGTGGTCTATCGTAATCCAGGTGTTACCATCTATAAGGTAATAGGGTGA